The genomic segment TTGCCTGCAGTTGTCAGACTCCTATTGAGGAATTCTTGCTGTGTTCACACACTGAGCAGCGCAGCAGGCTCTTAATGTGAAGCCTTGAATACACTGGCTTGTTTCTTTACATGTACTCAGTGGAGATGGAGATGTCTTTCTCCTCCTttcttggtttttgtttgtctgtgcttCATTTTGAATGTTCTGTCACTCGCTTCCTGCTCTTCCCACCCTCGTGCATCCCTTGACCCCATCtcccttttgtcttttttttttttttttgcccctgTGCTGAAGTGTGTTTTCTGGTACTCTCTGCTCCTTGTGGATCTCAAAGCCATCTTTGAGACTGGAATGAAGGACAAAACAGTCTTAAACGTATTTGCGCATGACTGTTTGGGTTTGATTTGTTTGTCatagactgaagagagaaaccgGCAACTTCAGGAAAAGCTGGAACTAgctgagcagaagctgcagcaGACCATCCGGAAAGCAGAGACGCTGCCAGAGGTGGAAGCCGAGTTAGCCCAGAGGGTCGCTGCTCTCACAAAGGTATCAGCATCagcacctttttaaaactgctgttcaTTTGTAATTGCatatctgtgtatatatgtatttatttattttaagtggaGCTGACTCAAAATTGCATCACCTCATAATACCTGAATAAAGGTACAAGTTTGCATAATGTCACCAGATATGTTAAAGAAGTTCCTTTACAGCAACTCTGCATGGAAGCTGCTGAGGAAGCCATTATTTATGTTCCTCCAAATATTCACAGTGACCTATTTTTAGAAACTCAGCTCCTGTTCTTATCCATTTATAgtttgaatctttattttggaCAAAACATCCTGCTGCATAACTGCACTGCAACAGCATCGTATCACCTTATTAGTATTTTGTCTGGCACTCTGTACATTTTTGAATGTAGTGTTTTTCATTGGTCTACTCATCTGAACCTTTTAGCGTTTATCAGAAAGTGAGTAGAATCTACAAAGTTATCTCTTTCTCTAGTCTGTCTGTCCCCCCTTCTGTTTATGTTAATTTAATTAGTATCATTCCTTTCATTTATTTACGCCTGTTTaaagacacacagaaacaagagaaaagaaGCAGCCTGCCGTGTCTCATCCCTGCATTTTTAATGGCAATgatttttatttcctctttgaGTGGTGCTTAAACCGCACACTTAATATACAGAATACAGCAGAGACACCTAGAAATGACTGCCCTGGTTTCTTATATTATTTCATTTGTGCAACTTGCAACACAGGCTTTATCCCTTCAGCAACTAATTTAAATTGTGCTCAGTCTCTTGAAATGTTTGCATTATTATCATGTTCTCATTTGTCTCTGTCATGCTGTCTTTGTGTGTTCTTCATGCTGTTCCTACCACCTCCATCTTTAGTGTGTTCTGTGTGGCTCTAAAGGCACTAAGATATTGAAAAAGGTAGAACAGCTTTATCCAGATGGCTAAACCAATCCTTTTTGTTTACTGGGAGGTTCTCTATCCCTTGTTGCTGAATTTAACCAGACCAATAGCAAATCTAGTGCGTTTAGATTTTCAGACGAAATCAAGCCAAAATAGTCAAATGTACCTGAAGTCTGTGAAACAAAGAATACATTCCTGGTTAAGTGCAGTTTCAAACTTGATCAAAATACTCTGTCAAACCTGAATCCTAGCTGTGATCTGGCTTTATCTGTACAgcttctctgtgtttgtgcttcaTGTGCTAGTAAGCGGTGTTGATAGTTCGTGGTGATACCCTTCGTCTCCTCTCCTCTGAAACACAAGGCACCTAGTTTTTGGTGTCTTGACACAAACAGGAAGTTCCAGCTGATTTGCTCAAAGACTTATGGAGACCCCACCTATAAGAGCTACAAGAAAACTAGATCAGGCTGTGTTGGCTTTTGcataaatctaaatgttttaGAAACCGGTAACCTTCATAACCCAGGTGTGTAGTCAGTGGTGAAACTTTGATAAAGCTGCCATACAGTAGATCTGCATTCTGGGACGCATGAGCTGCTTTATTATTTTTGGGTTGTGTTACAGTGCATGTTTTTGGCTTTTTGCtccttttaaaatatgtaaatgttgGTGACTTCATCCTTTTGAAGGGCCTGTTCTCATAATGTCAaacacaggggaaaaaaagtatgttgaaccttgaagcagtaCAATAAAAAGACTACACTGGGTCTTTTTTAGCAAGGTCCTTCTCCAGGATGGATGGCAGAGGGTTTGGGATAGTAAGGTCTGGCTTTAGAGATTTTCAGCCCTGCGTGGATTAAATACATGAAATCACAGAAACATATTTGTACAGATTTGTAGTTTTTTCTCATTAACCTTTGTTTTCAGGCAGAGGAACGCCATGGCAATGTTGAAGAGAGACTGAGGCAGCTGGAGGCCCAACTCGAGGAAAAAAACCAGGAGCTGCTCAGGGTGAGAACAAGGGGAAATGTTCTTACTGGAAGCTTGATTCTCATTGCATTGCTACAGCTGTGCGttgtataaaaatgtttctatTTGTGTAGGCACGGCAACGTGAGAAGATGAATGAGGAGCACAACAAGCGTCTGTCTGAGACGGTGGATAAGCTCCTCTCAGAGTCCAATGAAAGACTTCAGCTTCACCTCAAAGAGAGGATGTCTGCCTTGGAGGATAAGGTAGTGCACATCTCTAGTGCCAAATTCTAAAGTTTGGCTGATGAACAAAGAAGTCGGCAAGCTGAGGACACAGTATTCATAACAAACTAACTAAATATTTGTTGTTCCTGTTAAATCTGTGTCCCATGACTAGTCATGTGTCATGTTAAGCATTTCTTATCATTCCTGTTTCTCAGAATGCCCTGATTCGAGAACTCGAGCACACCAAAAAATTAATTGAGGAGTCCCACCATGAGAAAgtaaggaaataaaaataaaaaattcctcctgtttgtgtgtttttatattttgggttgttttttctAAATTGTTCTATAGCAGTCGTGTTTTTTCTCTTCATGGCTACAGATTTTATTCATCAGTAGGTAACAAGAATATCTGTAACATGCTCTCTCTCATAGGAGCAGCTCTTAATCCAAATTGAGACTATGAGAGCAGAGAATGAGCAGGGAAGGAGCAGGAGCAACTCGCTACTGCATGGGTAAGCTAGTGAAATGATTTGACTTTTATATCTCGCTGGGAAACTATGAGGAGCTCAGGTGGTTGCTTTCCACTTTGTCCAGTGTTATGTCAAAATGTCCGTGGTCAAGATACTGACCCACAAAAGTTCCACATGTCATTGGTGATGGCAGTATGCTATACATTTAATGGCCACTTTATTGGGCGATACCTAGTGTTTAGGTCAGAAATGTACATACGCTAATCCTGGATAACATGATGAGGTTTCACCCCAGCCAGACACCTTTGGCATCCATCAACAGACTTGTAGCATAACTGTGGATTCATATTTAACCACTTTTCTTGATGGAGTTGATTTCAATTGTTTGGTTTCCTACCACAGACTTTTTAAGCAGAGTCCATAAATTTTCCGCAGGGTTAAGGTCGGGTGTTTGGGAAGTCCATTCCAGAAGCTTATTGTTTGCCTGCCTTATCCATTCAAAACAAGTTTGAATATGTGTTTGGTATCACTGTCCCAAACACACAGTGATCCTAACTGTGTCCAAATTCCAATTGTCCAGCTGTTGATTTGAAGTAAAGTTGAAGAATTTAGAGGTACTGTGTCGTCTTCACTATTCCATTTAGTTTGTTCAGTGTGCCAGTACCACTGACAGTAAACCAGCTTTGAAGCACAATGCTATCACCACCATGCTTGAGAGTTGGTGCCTTTAATTCTCCAAATGTATTTCATGTTATTGTGCACAAATATCAATCTTTGTCTCATCCGACTATAAAACCTTTCTCCAGAAGATGGCACAGTgacacggtggttagcactgttttcacagcaagaaggtcttgggttcaaatccacctgTTTGGGTTGTCTTTGGATACTCTGGTTTTCTCACACAATCtaaagacatgctgtttgaAAATGCCTCATTGAGGTCAAAAGAGAAAGAACAGTTTGCTGTAAAATGATAGTAGGAAAAGAGTTACACAACCAAGTTACAGAGAAGAACATCAAGAACACACAGAATGTTGAACCCTGAAGCAGTGCAGCTAAAAGACCACACAGGGTCTGATGactcttgatttctgctgcaacattcagatagTAGGGTCAGAAAGTAgcttaaaaaacatgaaagcatggatccatccggCCTTAGAGCTATCCTGTTCAGACTGATGGTGGCCTAATGATGTTGGGAATATTTTCTTGGTGTAGTTTGGGCTTCTTGTTCCCAGTTGAACATTGTGTAAACaacacagcctacctgagtattgttggtGACCATATCCCCTTTATAACAACAGTGTAGCCaacttctgatggctgcttccagcaggaaaaCACATCATGTCACAAAGTTCAAAAACATCACTGGCCTCCAGTGGCTTTAACGGTCACCAGAGCTCAATCCAGCAATGTGTAATGCTATTATGTCAATATAGACCGAAATATCTGGGGACAGTTTCCAGAACGTTGTTGTAAAAAGTTCTGAAGGTAAAATGTGCTCCAACCTGGTTCTAGACATGTGTAACTAACAAAGTGTGCAGTGATTGTATTTCTACCATAATGCTtaattttatttacttaaatgtttatttttttatgtagcaTCAAAAACATGCTTTGCATATGACGATTGTGTAGCCTCTTGAGCTGAACGTCACATAAAGCAGGTAATTTTTTATCAAGGCTAATATAACAACCATAGCCATTTTTGTTCTGCACCAAGTTGCAGCTGCACAACTGCAACCTAATGTTCTCCAAGATCAATGCGGAGGACTGTACAGTGTTGATATTAACAGACAGACCACAGACGCTGCAGGAACTGTTGTTTTCTGGTTTAATTTGTCAAAATGTCAGATGGCCTACAGATATGACTGAAATCATTCAGACTGAAAATATACACCTGATGTAACCTCTTACTTAGTTTCCTATTCATTCATGAATGACTTTCATTGGTGTGACTGTTTTTCAAGGCGGTCTCAGCTGGGCAGCACCCCAGATTTCAGATATCCAGTGTCAGCCTCTTCGATGATGGACAGTAACTCGGACCATTATGGCAGCGCTCTCGTCCTGAGACGGCCTCAGAAGGGACGTGTGGCAGCACTACGGGATGAACCTTCCAAAGTAAGCTCACACCTGCAGACATAAAGCAGTTAAATGACAGATCTGgttattcatatttaataatccactaTTTGAGAACATCTCTTAGCTGTTTGCCTTGTATGGTacggctttttctttctttcctgtttcAGTCTAATGTTTGAGTTCTCTCTgatgcttttcttcttctcccccTGCTTCTTTGTTTGCTACTATTACGGACAATCAGCGACATGTAAGTCAGTGTGCCTGAGATAACAGTGACGGTGTCTGTGTGCTGCATCAATGACAAACACCCTAGGATCTAACTAACTATTTATTGCTCTGTTGCCTGACATCCTCTCACATGCCTGCTGCCTGCTTTCTCCAACCCTTTtattagggctgttcgatataacgatatatatcggatgacgatatgaaaacgtctatcgtttcattttacgctatcgtttgtttcgtggtgttgcaaaataaactgtttacggcaatattttgtcaccgttttgatggtcactgtagtggctatattaatttcttaaagttctctctttctcttatatttaatataaccacactacagacggacaagcgcctgtttttatgcgttgtggttagcaacaacgacggtaaaaccacctcgtgtccgcttgtttattttccacataaacctttcacaataaagctcaagatcctgttgagacttttcaaaataaactgaatcacgtgaaagagcagattatttacggatgagaagtaaaaaagagctgccaggtgctaaaaaataaaccttagactcaaacgttacaacaggcttttccccgcagcacgctgtgtaataaatactcaaagAAAAcagcggccgttacaacctatgtctaaaaatgtatcgtttcatgcatcagttaaaacactgatgcagctggaaacacttcccgcaagtcgagctgcccgagattcacagaatttacagaaaatgttacatttttgtgatttatatcgttatcgggacgatagaattcttatattgggatatgagattttggtcatatcgcacagccctacctTTTATTATTTTCTCCATACTGTCTTCTTTCCTGATATCTTTATCTTTCCTTCTCTCCCTTCTCATTCCCTGTTTTATACTTATGTGTATAAATGTAGGTGCAGACTTTAAATGAGCAGGAGTGGGAGCGCATGCAACAGGCTAATGTGCTGGCAAATGTGGCACAGGCCTTTGAGAGCGACATGGACGCCTCAGACCTGGAGGAGGATCGAGAGACAGTTTTCAGCTCGGTGGACCTGCTGTCCCCTGCTGGCCAGGCTGATGCACAGACCCTTGCCCTGATGTTGCAGGAGCAGCTGGATGCTATCAACAATGAAATCAGGTACCACTATAACAAGCACACACTTGTCTCATGTAATCCCATTTCCATGTAAATATTGCCATATTTTCACCTTCCTTTCACTTTGCAGAATGATCCAAGAGGAGAAGGAGAGCACCGCTATCCGGGCAGAGGAGATAGAGTGCCGGGTAGGCAGTGGTGATAGCCTTGGAGGACATTTCCGCTCCATGAGCTCCATCCCTCCATCGCTATATGCTGGCTCGTCATTGGGCGGTTCTCCACCCGGCTCTGGCCACTCCACTCCGAGGCGCATTCCCCGCAGCCCCAACAGAGAACTGGATCGAATGGGTGTCATGACCTTGGTAACTTTTTTTACCTTCCTGTGATGAGTATCACAATTTCCTAAacatactacattttttaaaaagcccctTTGAGATATACATCACTGAAAGACTAATATTAATTTGTCTGATTACAATTCCTGATATTTTAAAGCTGTTGTCTTAATttactgtctttgttttttaggATTATTATATAATTAAAATAAGATCGGCCTTCAATGTTGCTTTTATGTTTTATCAGTGTGATCGTCTGCTTCTATTTGTATGCATGACTTTGTAACAATTTGCATATATAACTGCGCCCTGCCTGTAGCAGTATTGCTATGACCCCTACGTCACCCAGAGCTCCCTCTCCCATCAGACAGTAACTTATCTGCCATATGGTACAACTGGCTTCAGTGCCCCGCTTCAAGCCAATAACTTTGCACCATACTTCCAGGTACTTGCCCATCTCCCCACAGCTCCCTTCATTCCCTTCTTGGGTGGGTGCAGTCTGCCACTTCCTGTCTCTTCTGATCCTTTTGCCAACTTCAGTGCAAACAGGaaactttttctctttgttaaaTCCAAATCGTGGCTCTGgggttttgtatttgtttttttgactgCTTATGAAAGTCATCAAATGTAGACCTGCTTGTAATATTTTGTGAAAACCAAGAATTAGGTTATTATGTTGCCTCAAAACCTCTGTTAGCCTCTTTTTAGATTATTATTTGGCCATTTTAGTCTTTATTTGACGCTAGAGCAGTAAGGGGCTGGGGGGCAGGTCGGACTTGAAGCCAGgcttattattttcttttattctcaCTCGCACATCTGATTCATTGACTTGTGTAAACGCAGAGtaacaaaagacacaaagctgtgaGTGTGGATGTTCAGGCTTGTCCAGGTCTCCTGTCAGTATTCAGTATTCCTCAATAGGAAAATCATAACAAGCACACCTGAAATGCTAAGCTGAATTCCATATATTTAAAACATCACCAGGAACCAGCTAGTACTCAATACTTTTTCAaagtttggtttatttttggcaaAGTGTCTGTATCAGGCTGCCACTTAATATCTctttggttatttttttaacttaagaAACAAGGGCATCCCAACTTCAAGACCCTGATTACATTAAAGACACAGACCACTGACTCTGTGTGCCAGCTGATATGACAAGAGGTGCACATCTGTTTATTTTTGGCTTCTCTCCCTGCATTCAGTTTtgtattggttctgtggaactGTAAAACCACTGGTTTCCTTGTTAACCCTGCAGCTGGAGCTACTCTAGCAGTACTTGCGTTTGTTTGGTTGTTCCAGATGTTTGAGTTGAGTGTCCCTTtaacgtttgtttgtttgtttgttcagtgCGTGTTGAAGTTACTTATACTAATGAAGTTGCTTGATTGCAGAGCAGCAATTTACATCTGCCCTGCTTAAAATCAGGCATTTAAACAATTCAAGCAGTTTATTGAAGCAATGCTGTAATACATTAGACATAAAAGGAGTCTTTGTCTTTGAGTCTGGCAGATCATGTCGTcagttttacacatttataaatCTTACTTGggttaaaaaaatcacaagatTATCATTAATGCATAAGTAGACACATAAATAGACACTGcgagaggaaagaaaacaatttgggtaattaaattaattttctgctCACCCTTCAATTTCCTCTTCCCGTTTTCCTTTTATAGCATATGCTCCTCCCTGCTTTGGCCCCTACAGTGTCAGCTGAGCAAAGGAAATGAGTGATTAGGTACTTTCTTCCTGGGGCAGGAAAATTCCTGTAGAAATGTGGCACACTGATGGTTTATTTGCTCTGCTAATGCCAGGTCTATGTGGAATGCAGAGGGGTggggtggtggtgtgtgtgtgtgtgtgtgtgtgtgtgtggggtggggggatCTGTCCTCCACCACTATTGGTGCAGAGTGGAAAATATGACGAGAACAGCTGTGCTTCATAAATTCAGGTGCCGCACAGTtattgttacacacacacactcacacacacacactatagcATCACCTGTGATTTCAAATGCTGTTTAGCGTGAGTAGTCAGCTAGCTGCTTGGCATCTTAATTGATTTATCAATGCAAACAAATGTTATAAAAGCTCTTATCCCACTCAAATATTGGTGGTGGTGTAATTGTGAGCGAGACTGCACCCAGCCTACCTTGACCCAACCTTCAGCTTGGTTTTTGCAGTGTCTTCTCCCTTGGGTGTGGTGGTACTCCTGCAGACTTTAATTTCCCAAGAACTACCTTTCTTAATtgcacaataaaaacaacagcttCTCTGAGTCTGCGTATGTGTCTCTGCCTGTGCGCGCACATGGATAACTGTTCTGTGTATCTTCATGTGATTTTCTGCTCTTGTCTCTTTGTGCATGGCTTGACTCCACCGCTGATCTGTTGTGTATTACTAACTgcttctctcctctctcccttTTTGCCACACTTCAGCCTAGTGACCTGCGCAAGCACCGCAGGAAGGTAAACTAGAGAACTGCTTTCCCGAGCTCTGTGAGGGACCTGTTTGCTATTTAACATCTCCCACCCCCCAAGTGTAATCCCTAATGTTTACTTTCAGTTTCTCCATCCCATCCTTAAATCCTCCATGCGCTGGAAATATGCAGTCCTGCATGAAATCTAAAATCCCATTCTTAAACCTCTAGAAGTTTTTGAATGCCTCGATTgtttggggttgttgttttttttgtaacagtgctGCAAATAATACGTTTTGTTTCTTCATATTGAGTTTTAAGTAATGTATTTTCTATTATTAAATCAAACACACGGCTGTTACAGGCAATCTCCAGCATAACATTTTTGCACCACTGGGCCTCCAGGCCAGCACCTCAGACTTTTATTGCACTTTAGTGTCAtttcttttacttattttaataCTGCTGTGGTGCTTCACCTGTAATAATCAATCAAATTTATTAGTATGTAAGGGACTCATTCTTTAGAATGCGTCTAGTGGAATAAATGCTATCTctgactttaaaataaaatcacccCTGCATATTGCAGCCATCACAGCAACTTGAGTGTGTCTAGAACTGGGAATCTCGTCAAAGTGGGAGAAATCATTACGGAAAGATGTGACGATTTTGAACGAAAACCTCAAGCAGTCTGGGTTGTGGCTCTGTCTTCCAGTGTCTTCCAATACAACAATGACCCAAAAAATATTTGGCTCCAGGTCAAGACCATCAAATCTGAAGAAACTTCAGACATCTTGGTTAGCTTTTAGTTTACATTGTACAAAATATTTACTTACCTGGTGAACTGTTTAAGAATTGCTAATAGCAGGTTCCAGGTTTAATTTTGAGGCAGGACTTTTCCCATGGATCCTTCCTATATGTTACATCAGTGACTGGTTAATACCATAATTAGAAGCCAGGATCAGTCAATCATTCTTCATTTTTCactccacaaaaaaaaaaaaaactcgtagcaactttggtttcttttgtttgtttgttttgcagtgttCATCATTTTCAAGTTCGTTCTCTTTTGGGAGACTGAGTTTCGTTCTCCTTTTTGCCTTTGTGAAATTAAACTGCACATAGTGTTCCCACTAAATAATTGATTGTTCACAGTACTGTATCTATTACCAATATCCAATCTATGGATTGTTCATAGTCCACATACAGTGTAGCGTCTTGGTGTGTATTATGTACAGTAGggtttttttcattgttgtttttgttccgTTAATGTTTCTCTGTCTGTGTCATGCAGTCTGCTCAAGATGATAAGGCTACTATTCATTGTGAGACGTCACCCCCAACTACTCCACGTTCCATCCGACTGAATagggaggtgggccacgccacTAGTCACGAGGACATCCGAGACATCCGAGGGTAAGATGCATTTTTATCCAGGAAaagttgtttgtgtttctgggatttaaacatttgtttcttctttctctaTCTAATAACTTAACCCTTAATTGTGTAGGCTGAGCAGCCTGCAGGATGGACAGGGCAGTAACCCAAGCAGTAGCAACAGCAGCCAAGACTCTCTCAACAAAGCAGCCAAGAAGAAAAGTATCAAGTCTTCCATTGGACGCCTGTTTGGGAAGAAGGAGAAAGGTCGGCCCAGCATTCCTGGCAAGGATCCTGCCAGCCAAGGTCAGACACTAGCAGCAGTGCTAAGCCGATGTTCTGGACATGTATGCTACTAATAgtgatgagtttatggtctgTGTTAGATCTCTGAGCAAGGTCTCAATGTTATGTTCTAGCTGGCACTCCCGAGGCAGAGGGCTCTCCGAAGGATGGCTTGGGTGTGGGCACCCTTGGTGGTCCTgcagagaaaaacaggaagctacAGAAGAAGTAAGTTTCTGTATGACAGTCCCATCCCTTCCAATGTTTATGCAGAGTAAGAAAACTAATAAAGAGGATAAAAGACTCTTGTAATTGTGCAGACATCAGTCTGTGTTGTCGTGCTGCAGTCCAGGGCTGCCTCACAAGCTCTTTCACCACCTAGCTCATGTGCACAGCCTTTCATTCGACGCCACGGCATTTCCATCGCAGTCATCTCTCACatctcctgttttgtttttggtttttttggcactttcaTTCTTAGTTTTGTTCACGCAAATTGCAAACACCATAAATGTTTTGCTGTCACATGGCTCTTCAATAATCATCAGTTCattctttctctttatttttttttccttctttttcacattttgtaccaccccccctccctctctcatTCCATCTGTAGTCCAAAGACTGGGTAAGTTGGCTCGTGTTGCTTTTTGCCTTGCCCGATCTTCTCGCATTTGGCTTCACATTGACCTCACCAGTAACCCAGCAGACCCCGACCAAGTATCTCTTTGAATGTCTGATAGATTTTCCATGCTGCTTTTTACCCTGCTTTCCATAGTGGAGCATAACTAACAGGAATGTGTGTGCGCTGATTGTAGTGAGTGCAGGATTTTCCTATTGCAGTTTTCCTTTTGGAGCATGACGTTATGCACTACAACCATAGGAAAAATGGAAGTTGGCTCTTTGCGTGTGTTCTTGTCCATAAAATAAACATTagcataattatttttttttgttcctacACTCCTTTATTTACGTAAAACTGAATTGTTAGTTAAGAACATGCTTTTGGGCATTTCTGCCAACTCTTTAAAATGGATCTGCTAAACAGATGGTGAGCGTGTTGATGGTGTGGCACACAGCTACATCTAGTGGAGCAGTGAGTCTTTCTTGGGTTCAGGTTCTGTGTTTGTCCCCTCCccctttcctctttctctctctttcactcagtATGCATGTCAGCTAATGTCttgggtttgtgtgtgcatattgGGATTTTGTGATGAACATTTGGATCTGTGGCTGTGAATATTTTGGTCCTTGAGCAAGTGAACCACCGAGTTGGCTTTAACATGTATTGCGTCTTCCAGGCATGAATTACTAGAAGAGGCTCGCAGACAAGGCCTCCCGTTCGCCCAGTGGGACGGACCAACTGTCGTGGTTTGGCTGGAGGTACAAGACCAACACAATTCATTGAAAAGCAGTAAACTCAGTAGCATGTCTAAATCATTAATCCTATTTAACTGTTGCTAATCTGTCCTCTTCTGGCCAGCTGTGGGTGGGCATGCCAGCCTGGTACGTGGCTGCATGCCGTGCCAATGTGAAGAGTGGAGCCATCATGTCAGCACTATCAGACACAGAGATCCAACGGGAGATTGGAATCAGCAACCCACTGCATCGTCTGAAGCTTCGTTTGGCCATCCAGGAAATCATGTCTCTCACCAGCCCTTCAGCCCCACCAACCTCCAGAACGGTACCCATCAGTGCATTCATACCTCCAGCTGGACCACTGTGCATATTTAACACTGATCACATTGAGACAGCTTGCACTTTCAAAGTCTTGATGATACTTTTAAGCACTGTCACATTCATATCATCTCATGAGCATGACACTTTTAATGCATTAACATTTTGACTGCTTACATACTTAACATGTACTAATGCTTGAATCAAATTTCTACTGGTTTCATCTGAATTCATTTGCTAACAATGAATGAAACAAATGCTTCATAGTTTTTTCTCCATTTGGCTCTCTTTCTGTCCTTCACCACTCTTCCCTCTTGGCGCATTTCTGATTGGTTGGTGTCAAATGATCAGACCACAGGAAACGTTTGGGTCACACATGAAGAAATGGAAAGTTTGGCAGCCACGCCTCCCACGGTTAGTCTACCCTGATTGGCTGGGCACTGGTGGCTTCTCACATCTATGGTTGTGGTTGAGCTTTGTTTCAAGTTGTCTTCAGTATTGCCATACTTCACTTATTATATTGGATACGTTCAGTATGAATTTGGCTGCGTGCACGATCACTGAGTGTCTTGAAACAAAGCCTTCTTTGTTCCCCTAGTGGGTGACTTCTTTGTTGTTCTTGGATTGGCCTCATGCTCTTCTTTAGTCCTTGCACAGTATATGTATGTT from the Oreochromis niloticus isolate F11D_XX linkage group LG1, O_niloticus_UMD_NMBU, whole genome shotgun sequence genome contains:
- the ppfia1 gene encoding liprin-alpha-1 isoform X4, with the protein product MMCEVMPTISEAEGPGGGNGGGRRGSGSPLQSDSEGHFESLMVSMLEERDRLLETLRETQENLGLTQSKLHEVSHERDSLQRQLNTALPQEFAALTKELNVCREQLLEKEEEIAELKAERNNTRLLLEHLECLVSRHERSLRMTVVKRQAQSPAGVSSEVEVLKALKSLFEHHKALDEKVRERLRVALERCSALEEQLTFSHKELAYLREQNSQKRGLADGTSEVNHNSENTPSTNGKRSSDGSSSQEDESAPGFGKVAELQEVVDRQMADLGQMKERMAAMASRITELEEDLDTARKDLIKSEDMNTRLQRDLRESMAQKEDMEERITTLEKRYLAAQREATSVHDLNDKLENEVANKDSLYRQTEERNRQLQEKLELAEQKLQQTIRKAETLPEVEAELAQRVAALTKAEERHGNVEERLRQLEAQLEEKNQELLRARQREKMNEEHNKRLSETVDKLLSESNERLQLHLKERMSALEDKNALIRELEHTKKLIEESHHEKEQLLIQIETMRAENEQGRSRSNSLLHGRSQLGSTPDFRYPVSASSMMDSNSDHYGSALVLRRPQKGRVAALRDEPSKRHVQTLNEQEWERMQQANVLANVAQAFESDMDASDLEEDRETVFSSVDLLSPAGQADAQTLALMLQEQLDAINNEIRMIQEEKESTAIRAEEIECRVGSGDSLGGHFRSMSSIPPSLYAGSSLGGSPPGSGHSTPRRIPRSPNRELDRMGVMTLTVTYLPYGTTGFSAPLQANNFAPYFQPSDLRKHRRKSAQDDKATIHCETSPPTTPRSIRLNREVGHATSHEDIRDIRGLSSLQDGQGSNPSSSNSSQDSLNKAAKKKSIKSSIGRLFGKKEKGRPSIPGKDPASQAGTPEAEGSPKDGLGVGTLGGPAEKNRKLQKKHELLEEARRQGLPFAQWDGPTVVVWLELWVGMPAWYVAACRANVKSGAIMSALSDTEIQREIGISNPLHRLKLRLAIQEIMSLTSPSAPPTSRTTTGNVWVTHEEMESLAATPPTEDDEGSWAQTLAYGDMNHEWIGNEWLPSLGLPQYRSYFMESLVDARMLDHLTKKDLRGQLKMVDSFHRNSFQCGVMCLRRLNYDRKELERRREESMLEFKDVLVWSNERVISWVQAIGLKEYSSNLYESGVHGALLALDDTFDQNALALLLQIPTQNTQARATLEREYNSLLAMGTDRRMEEDDDKNFRRAPSWRKKFRPKDMRGMSLGASDTLPANFRVTSSSAASPSTQPKRSPMDGNRWSEDEGEFPAFKTRMMN
- the ppfia1 gene encoding liprin-alpha-1 isoform X3 produces the protein MMCEVMPTISEAEGPGGGNGGGRRGSGSPLQSDSEGHFESLMVSMLEERDRLLETLRETQENLGLTQSKLHEVSHERDSLQRQLNTALPQEFAALTKELNVCREQLLEKEEEIAELKAERNNTRLLLEHLECLVSRHERSLRMTVVKRQAQSPAGVSSEVEVLKALKSLFEHHKALDEKVRERLRVALERCSALEEQLTFSHKELAYLREQNSQKRGLADGTSEVNHNSENTPSTNGKRSSDGSSSQEDESAPGFGKVAELQEVVDRQMADLGQMKERMAAMASRITELEEDLDTARKDLIKSEDMNTRLQRDLRESMAQKEDMEERITTLEKRYLAAQREATSVHDLNDKLENEVANKDSLYRQTEERNRQLQEKLELAEQKLQQTIRKAETLPEVEAELAQRVAALTKAEERHGNVEERLRQLEAQLEEKNQELLRARQREKMNEEHNKRLSETVDKLLSESNERLQLHLKERMSALEDKNALIRELEHTKKLIEESHHEKEQLLIQIETMRAENEQGRSRSNSLLHGRSQLGSTPDFRYPVSASSMMDSNSDHYGSALVLRRPQKGRVAALRDEPSKVQTLNEQEWERMQQANVLANVAQAFESDMDASDLEEDRETVFSSVDLLSPAGQADAQTLALMLQEQLDAINNEIRMIQEEKESTAIRAEEIECRVGSGDSLGGHFRSMSSIPPSLYAGSSLGGSPPGSGHSTPRRIPRSPNRELDRMGVMTLTVTYLPYGTTGFSAPLQANNFAPYFQPSDLRKHRRKSAQDDKATIHCETSPPTTPRSIRLNREVGHATSHEDIRDIRGLSSLQDGQGSNPSSSNSSQDSLNKAAKKKSIKSSIGRLFGKKEKGRPSIPGKDPASQAGTPEAEGSPKDGLGVGTLGGPAEKNRKLQKNPKTGHELLEEARRQGLPFAQWDGPTVVVWLELWVGMPAWYVAACRANVKSGAIMSALSDTEIQREIGISNPLHRLKLRLAIQEIMSLTSPSAPPTSRTTTGNVWVTHEEMESLAATPPTEDDEGSWAQTLAYGDMNHEWIGNEWLPSLGLPQYRSYFMESLVDARMLDHLTKKDLRGQLKMVDSFHRNSFQCGVMCLRRLNYDRKELERRREESMLEFKDVLVWSNERVISWVQAIGLKEYSSNLYESGVHGALLALDDTFDQNALALLLQIPTQNTQARATLEREYNSLLAMGTDRRMEEDDDKNFRRAPSWRKKFRPKDMRGMSLGASDTLPANFRVTSSSAASPSTQPKRSPMDGNRWSEDEGEFPAFKTRMMN